One Ruficoccus amylovorans genomic window carries:
- a CDS encoding extracellular solute-binding protein, which produces MPAPFLSLRSLRFARPRRVAAGLLAAMGLLTGGALLRADGTTEREASGVNIASAPVTITVENLPQPGEVTIDALAKREVVQAFLAQNPDLRIKSFAMPAIGVDDARDSGSLMAIAAGMGANAIYVNFRQSATYNEHGFLQPLETLLARQLSADPAVRQTGKDGDWLADPAPEEVATALELIRQRVPERAWPVVYREDMSGRFAGKHVWTLPTSTLVRALFYRKDHFQAAGLDPARPPATWDELLAACRQLHDPAQRRYAMAFSPGDGISYQAYQFLVNGDTRAMTQDADGQWRASFATPGAAEGVRFFWRLLREPYTRDGETFNGAAVLRPDFNNLWKRGLVSMSFGSLDDQMLAAINPQLVGIAPLPVGPDGQRGSLLNARMLGVFSQGSPAQQLAAMRYLWFVTGEEAQAIRTRLFVDRGYGAFVSPELLRKFGYGRLLENVPPGWAQTYAEALAGGVPEPYGRGTQFIYRMLSMPVNQALERDYTGLSAEAAEADILALLRAAEEEVNARALGRIAPEKLRERRQVAGCVLAVLAAAFTVGIGAVWRSFGRVGPAVDLSHRRHRRNLLRGWVLLLPAFGLILVWQYLPLILGGATITFMDYELVLPSRWVGVDNFATILYDPRFWDALWREFYFVALMIGLGFWPPILLAILLQEVPTTFAKYFFRTVYYLPSVLAGVVVMFLWLQMYDPAPSGTLNQLLLALNQLGSVPATLVKWLLLGCWLALIALLVVLPAKLEEMPTGLKLCLWGLGLAFIAVTLAPLGEALRAGGPGEAAAVLGSLSGRFQIEPQRWLQDPRMAMLCIIIPSVWAASGPGCIIYLAGLKSIPDELYEAAAIDGAGFWHKVFYITLPRMKFLIVINLIAALVAAFKGGADQILIMTGGGPNEATRTLSLAIFYRTFMDLDYGVGTAMAWIMGGILIGFTAYQMRLLARAEFKSGASGN; this is translated from the coding sequence ATGCCAGCCCCCTTTCTCTCACTCCGGTCCCTGCGCTTCGCGCGTCCGCGGCGAGTGGCAGCGGGGCTGCTGGCTGCGATGGGACTGTTGACGGGTGGGGCTCTCCTGCGCGCGGATGGGACCACTGAGCGCGAAGCAAGTGGCGTGAACATCGCGTCCGCGCCCGTCACGATCACAGTGGAAAACCTCCCTCAGCCGGGCGAAGTCACCATCGACGCCCTGGCCAAGCGCGAAGTAGTGCAGGCGTTTCTGGCGCAAAACCCGGACCTGCGGATCAAGTCCTTTGCCATGCCCGCCATCGGGGTGGACGACGCGCGCGACTCCGGTTCGCTCATGGCCATCGCCGCCGGGATGGGCGCTAACGCCATCTACGTGAATTTCCGCCAGTCGGCCACGTACAACGAGCACGGCTTTCTCCAGCCGTTGGAAACGCTGCTCGCCCGCCAATTGAGCGCCGACCCCGCCGTCCGCCAGACGGGCAAGGACGGCGACTGGCTGGCCGACCCGGCCCCGGAGGAAGTGGCTACTGCGCTGGAGCTGATCCGGCAGCGTGTGCCGGAGCGGGCCTGGCCGGTCGTTTACCGCGAGGACATGAGCGGGCGCTTCGCGGGCAAGCACGTTTGGACGTTGCCGACATCGACGCTGGTGCGGGCGCTTTTTTATCGCAAGGACCACTTCCAGGCCGCCGGGCTTGACCCTGCTCGTCCACCCGCCACCTGGGACGAGCTTCTCGCCGCCTGCCGCCAGCTCCACGATCCCGCTCAGCGCCGCTACGCCATGGCCTTCAGCCCCGGCGACGGGATCAGCTACCAGGCGTACCAGTTCCTCGTCAATGGCGACACCCGCGCCATGACCCAGGATGCGGACGGCCAGTGGCGGGCCTCCTTCGCCACGCCCGGTGCGGCGGAGGGCGTGCGGTTTTTCTGGCGGCTGCTGCGCGAGCCCTACACCCGCGACGGCGAGACTTTTAACGGGGCGGCGGTGTTGCGCCCGGACTTTAACAACCTTTGGAAACGCGGGTTGGTCAGCATGAGCTTCGGCTCGCTCGACGACCAGATGCTCGCCGCCATCAACCCGCAACTGGTCGGGATCGCTCCGCTGCCGGTGGGGCCGGACGGGCAGCGCGGGAGCCTGCTCAACGCCCGTATGCTGGGGGTTTTCAGCCAGGGCAGCCCGGCCCAGCAACTGGCGGCCATGCGCTACCTGTGGTTCGTCACCGGGGAGGAGGCGCAGGCCATCCGCACGCGGCTTTTTGTGGACCGCGGCTACGGGGCATTCGTCAGCCCGGAACTGCTGAGGAAGTTCGGCTACGGGCGCTTGCTGGAAAATGTCCCGCCGGGCTGGGCGCAAACCTACGCCGAGGCGTTGGCCGGGGGCGTGCCCGAGCCCTACGGCCGGGGGACGCAGTTCATTTACCGGATGCTTTCCATGCCGGTCAACCAGGCGCTCGAACGCGACTACACCGGGCTCTCCGCCGAAGCCGCTGAGGCTGACATCCTCGCTCTGCTCCGCGCGGCGGAGGAGGAGGTCAACGCCCGTGCCCTCGGGCGTATCGCGCCGGAGAAGTTGCGGGAGCGCCGTCAGGTGGCGGGTTGTGTGCTGGCTGTGTTGGCGGCGGCCTTTACGGTCGGGATCGGGGCGGTCTGGAGAAGCTTCGGTCGGGTCGGGCCAGCGGTTGACCTCAGCCACCGTCGCCACCGCCGCAACCTCCTGCGCGGCTGGGTGCTGCTGCTTCCGGCCTTCGGGCTGATCCTCGTCTGGCAATACCTGCCGCTCATCCTCGGCGGGGCGACCATCACCTTCATGGACTACGAACTGGTCCTGCCCAGCCGTTGGGTGGGGGTGGACAACTTCGCCACGATCCTCTACGACCCGCGCTTCTGGGACGCGCTCTGGCGGGAGTTTTACTTCGTCGCGCTCATGATTGGGCTGGGGTTCTGGCCGCCGATTCTACTGGCCATCCTCCTGCAGGAGGTGCCGACGACCTTCGCCAAATACTTTTTTCGCACGGTCTATTACCTACCCTCGGTGTTGGCCGGGGTCGTGGTCATGTTTCTATGGCTGCAAATGTACGATCCGGCCCCCTCGGGCACGTTGAACCAGCTCCTGCTCGCGCTCAACCAGCTCGGGTCGGTCCCTGCCACGCTGGTCAAGTGGCTGCTGCTGGGCTGTTGGCTGGCGCTGATCGCGCTGCTGGTCGTGCTGCCGGCCAAGCTGGAGGAAATGCCGACCGGGCTCAAGCTGTGCCTGTGGGGGCTGGGGCTGGCCTTTATCGCGGTGACACTGGCCCCGCTGGGGGAGGCGCTGCGGGCGGGTGGTCCCGGCGAAGCCGCCGCCGTGCTCGGCTCGCTCTCGGGGCGTTTCCAGATCGAGCCGCAGCGCTGGCTGCAAGACCCGCGCATGGCGATGCTGTGCATTATCATCCCCTCGGTCTGGGCGGCCAGCGGGCCGGGCTGCATCATTTACCTGGCCGGGCTCAAGAGCATCCCCGACGAACTGTACGAGGCGGCGGCCATCGACGGGGCGGGCTTCTGGCACAAGGTCTTTTATATCACGCTGCCGAGGATGAAATTCCTCATCGTGATCAATCTGATCGCCGCGCTGGTGGCCGCGTTCAAGGGCGGGGCCGACCAGATTCTCATCATGACCGGCGGCGGCCCCAACGAGGCGACCCGTACGCTCTCGCTGGCGATTTTTTACCGCACGTTCATGGACCTCGACTACGGGGTGGGCACGGCGATGGCCTGGATCATGGGTGGGATATTGATCGGGTTCACCGCGTACCAGATGCGCCTGCTGGCACGGGCGGAGTTCAAAAGCGGAGCCAGCGGGAACTGA
- a CDS encoding ankyrin repeat domain-containing protein, with protein MPALHPSQPDTSARSVVNLTEAEEARYAELQRQALDFARHGETATLRLMVESGLPVNLCDHKGQSLLMLASYNGHLDTTQMLLSLGAEVDRRNDRGQTPLGGVAFKGYRELAELLVSHGADIEADNGGGMTPLSFAALFGRRDVVAFLKSQGAKLRMRDHFLGIGGSLLKRIVM; from the coding sequence ATGCCCGCCCTCCATCCTTCACAGCCCGACACCTCCGCGCGAAGCGTCGTCAATCTGACCGAAGCCGAAGAGGCCCGTTACGCGGAACTCCAGCGGCAGGCGCTCGACTTCGCCCGCCACGGCGAGACCGCGACGCTCCGGCTCATGGTCGAGTCCGGGCTACCCGTCAACCTCTGCGACCACAAGGGCCAGTCGCTGCTCATGCTCGCCAGCTATAACGGCCACCTCGACACCACACAGATGCTTCTCTCACTCGGCGCGGAGGTGGACCGCCGCAACGACCGCGGCCAGACGCCACTCGGGGGCGTCGCCTTCAAGGGCTACCGCGAACTGGCCGAGCTACTCGTGAGCCACGGCGCGGACATCGAGGCCGACAACGGCGGCGGCATGACTCCCCTCTCTTTCGCCGCCCTGTTCGGGCGGCGCGACGTGGTCGCCTTCCTCAAGTCCCAGGGCGCGAAGCTGCGCATGCGCGATCACTTTCTCGGTATTGGCGGCTCCCTCCTCAAACGCATCGTCATGTAA
- a CDS encoding catalase: MANRLTTTAGNPVADNQNSLSAGPRGPLLMQDYQLLEKLAHQNRERIPERVVHAKGWGAHGTFTVTHDITQYTRAEIFSEVGKKTDMLARFSTVAGEMGAADAERDVRGFALKFYTGEGNWDLVGNNTPVFFVRDAYKFPDFIHTQKRHPRTNLRSNTAMWDFWSLSPESLHQVTILMSDRGLPTAPMYMNGYGSHTYSFWNDKGERYWVKFHFKTRQGHLHLTNAEAAEVVGQTRESYQEALYGTIEKGEFPQWTLFVQIMPETDAEKTSYNPFDLTKVWPHGDYPLIEVGVMELNRNAENYFTEIEMAAFSPSNIVPGIGFSPDKMLQARVFSYADAHRYRLGTHYEALPVNRPKSPVHHYHKDGSMRFFDNFNENPDAYYEPNSMNGPQEDPSVAEPPLRISGDAERYNHREGNDDYTQPGNLFRLFNDEQKQRLFSNIAAAMEGVPDEIKLRQITHFAKADPAYGEGVAKAVGLSVPT, translated from the coding sequence ATGGCCAACAGACTGACCACCACCGCCGGCAACCCCGTCGCCGACAACCAGAACTCCCTCTCCGCCGGGCCGCGTGGCCCGCTGCTGATGCAGGACTACCAGTTGCTGGAAAAACTCGCGCACCAGAACCGCGAGCGCATCCCCGAGCGCGTCGTCCACGCCAAGGGCTGGGGCGCGCACGGGACGTTCACCGTCACCCACGACATCACGCAGTACACCCGGGCGGAGATTTTTTCCGAAGTCGGTAAAAAGACCGACATGCTGGCGCGCTTTTCCACCGTGGCCGGGGAAATGGGCGCGGCCGACGCCGAACGCGACGTGCGCGGTTTCGCGTTAAAGTTCTACACCGGCGAGGGCAACTGGGACCTCGTCGGCAACAACACGCCCGTCTTCTTCGTGCGCGACGCCTACAAGTTCCCCGACTTCATCCACACCCAGAAGCGCCACCCGCGCACTAACCTGCGCTCAAACACCGCCATGTGGGACTTCTGGTCGCTCTCGCCCGAGAGCCTGCACCAGGTCACCATCCTGATGAGCGACCGCGGCCTGCCCACCGCCCCCATGTATATGAACGGCTACGGCTCACACACCTACAGCTTCTGGAACGACAAGGGCGAACGCTACTGGGTCAAGTTTCACTTCAAGACCCGGCAGGGCCACCTCCACCTGACTAACGCCGAGGCCGCCGAAGTCGTCGGCCAGACCCGCGAAAGTTATCAGGAGGCGCTCTACGGCACGATTGAGAAGGGCGAGTTCCCGCAGTGGACGCTCTTTGTCCAGATCATGCCCGAGACCGACGCTGAAAAGACGAGCTACAATCCCTTCGACCTGACCAAGGTCTGGCCCCACGGCGACTACCCGCTGATCGAGGTCGGCGTGATGGAGCTTAACCGCAACGCGGAGAACTATTTTACCGAGATCGAGATGGCGGCTTTCTCCCCCTCGAACATCGTGCCCGGCATCGGCTTCTCCCCGGACAAGATGCTCCAGGCCCGCGTCTTTTCCTACGCGGACGCGCACCGCTACCGGCTCGGCACGCACTACGAGGCACTGCCTGTCAACCGCCCGAAGAGCCCCGTGCACCACTACCACAAGGACGGCTCCATGCGCTTCTTTGACAATTTCAATGAAAACCCGGACGCCTACTACGAGCCCAACTCCATGAACGGCCCGCAGGAAGACCCCTCCGTGGCGGAGCCACCGCTGCGCATCAGCGGCGACGCCGAGCGCTACAACCACCGCGAAGGCAACGACGACTACACCCAACCCGGCAACCTCTTCCGCCTCTTCAACGACGAGCAGAAGCAGCGGCTTTTTTCCAACATCGCCGCCGCGATGGAAGGCGTCCCCGACGAGATCAAGCTGCGCCAGATCACGCACTTCGCGAAGGCCGATCCGGCCTACGGCGAGGGCGTGGCCAAGGCCGTCGGCCTGAGCGTCCCGACCTGA
- a CDS encoding cupin domain-containing protein yields MKIASLHDIQPRTCTSPGGKFALERTDLSAALGATPDTPPEKGGHPFAVERASIPPGKQNWPLHSHAAQWEFYLIESGTGVLVTAEGETPLAEGSIVMCEPGEAHALRNTDPAQPLVYLVIANNSLADLIHYPRSGKWMVKPARLCFRENIDYYEDEE; encoded by the coding sequence ATGAAAATCGCCAGCCTTCACGACATCCAGCCGCGCACCTGCACCTCGCCGGGCGGCAAGTTCGCCCTCGAAAGGACCGACCTCTCCGCCGCGCTCGGAGCCACTCCCGACACCCCGCCCGAAAAGGGTGGCCACCCCTTCGCTGTCGAGCGAGCCAGCATCCCCCCCGGCAAACAGAACTGGCCCCTGCACAGCCACGCGGCCCAGTGGGAGTTTTACCTGATCGAGTCCGGCACCGGCGTGCTCGTGACCGCCGAGGGCGAGACCCCGCTGGCCGAGGGCAGCATCGTCATGTGCGAACCCGGCGAAGCCCACGCCCTGCGCAACACCGACCCGGCACAGCCGCTGGTCTATCTCGTCATCGCTAACAATTCCCTCGCCGATCTCATCCACTACCCCCGCAGCGGTAAGTGGATGGTCAAGCCCGCCCGCCTGTGCTTCCGCGAGAACATTGACTATTACGAGGACGAAGAATAG
- a CDS encoding carbohydrate ABC transporter permease: MPIFTTVESKTTAGKCFHAAVFVLLSLGAVTMLYPLLLLVSGSFRSELDENELGLVPRYFYDGDALYRKFLEYKYEQRVGDLNAAHLSRDYSFAQAAPPSAGSETAARDLRAFVLEADLPAHWQALGGSSGLLTIPRNLRELRGRVRARFDGDVTAYARDTGTAVGSWTQLTMPPPEWLSTRYDYTPNALHGEYTRLLREAPPAQRRLVSLSGMFLTQVVFPRYGSLERLNETLGLDLGSYGEFRLPQRVPSEEQAAFREAWVAFVSRELNPSFVVLEGVPAEDYQGFLATRYGGDIAALNREWGSDFAAFAGVLLPDGDYLSGAARRDYGEFLLAVGPEHWLLTGPEYAWTDWLRKKYGTPEALSREYDGVYPNFEYAWLPQSGLEALYVREHAGALRWQFATRNFVNVIDAIAFEGRVLRNTVIFCALSVLAAVLVNPLAAYALSRFRLPGGYKVLFLMMAVMAFPPMVTTIPVFLMLQKLSLMNTFAGLLLPTVANGYLIFLLKGFFDSLPRELYEAAQLEGASEARMFFTITMALSKPILAVVALSAFNAAYTLFLFAIIVAPEQEMWLLPVWLYQYRETVSSGGVYASVLLAAIPPLLVFIFAQKIILRGIVVPTEK, encoded by the coding sequence ATGCCGATTTTCACCACAGTCGAGTCCAAGACCACCGCCGGGAAGTGCTTCCACGCGGCGGTCTTTGTGCTGCTCTCGCTCGGGGCGGTGACGATGCTCTACCCGCTGTTGCTGCTGGTTTCGGGTTCCTTCCGCAGCGAGCTGGACGAGAACGAACTCGGCCTCGTTCCGCGCTACTTCTATGACGGGGATGCGCTTTACCGGAAATTTCTCGAATACAAATACGAGCAACGCGTCGGCGATCTCAACGCCGCCCACCTGAGCCGTGACTACTCCTTCGCGCAGGCGGCGCCACCGTCCGCTGGGAGCGAAACCGCCGCCCGCGACCTGCGGGCCTTTGTGCTGGAGGCCGACTTACCCGCGCACTGGCAGGCGCTGGGCGGAAGCTCCGGCCTGCTGACCATCCCGCGTAATCTGCGGGAACTGCGGGGACGGGTGCGGGCGCGCTTCGACGGCGATGTGACGGCTTATGCCCGCGACACCGGGACGGCGGTCGGGAGCTGGACGCAGCTCACCATGCCGCCGCCGGAGTGGCTTTCGACCCGCTACGACTACACGCCCAACGCCCTGCACGGGGAGTACACGCGGTTGCTGCGCGAAGCACCCCCAGCGCAGCGGCGGCTGGTCTCGCTCTCGGGGATGTTTCTCACCCAAGTGGTTTTCCCGCGCTACGGCTCGCTGGAGCGGCTCAACGAGACGCTCGGGCTGGACCTCGGCTCCTACGGCGAATTTCGCCTGCCCCAGCGCGTTCCGTCGGAGGAACAGGCGGCCTTCCGCGAGGCTTGGGTAGCGTTCGTCTCGCGGGAGCTGAACCCCTCCTTCGTTGTGCTCGAAGGCGTACCCGCCGAGGATTATCAGGGCTTTCTGGCCACGCGCTACGGCGGCGACATTGCCGCGCTCAATCGCGAGTGGGGGAGTGACTTCGCTGCTTTCGCCGGGGTGCTGCTGCCGGATGGCGACTACCTCTCGGGCGCGGCCCGGCGCGATTACGGGGAGTTTCTGCTGGCGGTGGGGCCGGAGCACTGGCTGCTGACCGGCCCAGAGTACGCCTGGACCGACTGGCTGCGGAAGAAGTACGGCACACCCGAGGCGCTTTCGCGTGAATACGACGGAGTGTATCCGAATTTTGAATACGCCTGGCTCCCGCAGTCCGGACTGGAGGCACTCTACGTGCGTGAGCACGCCGGGGCACTCCGGTGGCAGTTCGCGACGCGGAACTTCGTCAACGTCATCGACGCCATCGCGTTCGAGGGGCGGGTGTTGAGAAACACGGTCATCTTTTGCGCGCTCTCGGTGCTGGCGGCGGTGCTGGTCAACCCGCTGGCAGCCTACGCGCTTTCGCGCTTTCGCCTGCCGGGCGGGTACAAGGTACTCTTTCTCATGATGGCGGTGATGGCCTTTCCGCCGATGGTGACGACGATCCCGGTCTTTCTCATGCTCCAAAAGCTCAGTCTGATGAATACCTTTGCCGGGCTGCTGTTGCCGACCGTGGCCAACGGGTACCTGATATTTTTGCTCAAGGGCTTCTTCGATTCTCTCCCGCGCGAGCTGTACGAGGCGGCGCAATTGGAGGGTGCGTCGGAGGCGCGGATGTTTTTCACTATCACGATGGCACTGAGCAAGCCGATCCTGGCCGTGGTCGCACTGAGCGCCTTTAACGCCGCCTACACGCTGTTCTTGTTCGCCATCATCGTGGCCCCTGAGCAGGAAATGTGGCTGCTGCCGGTCTGGCTCTACCAGTACCGCGAGACAGTGTCCAGCGGCGGGGTTTACGCGTCGGTGCTGCTGGCTGCGATCCCCCCGCTGCTGGTCTTTATCTTCGCCCAGAAGATCATCCTGCGGGGCATTGTCGTGCCGACGGAGAAGTAG
- a CDS encoding SpoIIE family protein phosphatase, with protein MKTHEVKQVQDIYRMSIPALFDALLNESEDCIYFKDMKCRFVYVSQRHAKKFGVSSLEDIVGKTDFDFFTDEHARQAYEDEQEILRSGKPLINLTEKETWPDGSVTWVTSTKIPLHLNSGKLVGILGISRDITREKLALDKLEESERRLREKNRILQIDYDNARRVQSALIPGESQPCSFLDYSLVYNPLEAVGGDVLSFPSGRPDEFMFLLGDVCGHGISAALYTLLVKHVADQAVVDQPDHLELSLERVQKEISDLIRPNYVTMVAGRIRREQECYVLEVAHAGHPDILHYDSQRGTVEVIRLKRQDAIGFVTGRERCGERFELSVGDRLLFYTDGAVETVNECAEEFELDRLIKAFEAELSSPVKDMAAGINKRVREFRGKAPRMDDVTLLAVEITGA; from the coding sequence ATGAAAACACACGAAGTCAAGCAGGTTCAGGACATCTACCGGATGAGTATTCCGGCTTTGTTTGACGCCCTCCTGAATGAGTCCGAGGACTGCATATACTTCAAGGACATGAAGTGCCGCTTCGTGTACGTCAGCCAGCGGCATGCGAAAAAGTTCGGCGTCTCCTCGCTGGAGGACATCGTGGGTAAGACGGATTTTGACTTCTTCACCGACGAGCACGCCCGCCAGGCTTACGAGGATGAGCAGGAAATCCTGCGCTCGGGCAAGCCGCTCATTAACCTGACCGAAAAGGAAACCTGGCCCGACGGGAGCGTCACCTGGGTGACTTCGACCAAGATCCCGCTGCACCTCAACTCGGGTAAGCTGGTGGGCATCCTGGGCATCTCGCGCGACATCACCCGCGAGAAACTCGCCCTCGACAAACTGGAGGAATCCGAGCGCCGCCTGCGCGAAAAGAACCGCATCCTCCAGATCGACTACGACAACGCCCGCCGCGTGCAGAGTGCGCTCATCCCGGGCGAGTCCCAGCCGTGTTCTTTTCTGGATTACTCGCTGGTTTATAACCCGTTGGAGGCAGTTGGCGGTGACGTGCTGAGTTTCCCCTCCGGGCGCCCGGACGAGTTCATGTTCCTGCTCGGCGATGTCTGCGGCCACGGGATTTCGGCCGCTCTCTACACGCTGCTGGTCAAGCACGTGGCCGACCAGGCGGTGGTCGATCAGCCGGACCACCTCGAGCTTTCCCTGGAGCGGGTGCAGAAGGAAATTTCAGATCTCATCCGCCCCAACTACGTGACGATGGTGGCCGGTCGCATCCGCCGCGAGCAGGAGTGCTACGTGTTGGAGGTGGCCCACGCCGGGCACCCAGACATCCTGCACTATGACAGCCAACGCGGCACCGTCGAGGTGATCCGCCTCAAGCGGCAGGACGCCATTGGCTTTGTTACCGGGCGCGAGCGCTGCGGCGAGCGTTTCGAGCTGTCGGTGGGCGACCGGTTGCTCTTTTATACCGACGGGGCGGTGGAAACCGTCAACGAGTGCGCCGAGGAGTTTGAACTCGACCGGCTGATCAAAGCCTTCGAGGCCGAGCTATCATCCCCGGTCAAGGACATGGCCGCAGGCATTAACAAGCGCGTGCGCGAGTTTCGGGGCAAGGCCCCGCGCATGGACGACGTGACCCTGCTCGCGGTCGAAATCACCGGGGCGTAG
- a CDS encoding PLP-dependent aminotransferase family protein has product MSVGPASGEFLYERIARQLDAQIQDGVFRVGERLPSVRQLCASERVSPASALQALSLLEARGLIEARPKSGFFVRHRRVDCAPPPPPSSCKLEPGAVGVSDVVAQVFYQAGDERMVPLGAAIPAPELLPTERLSRCLAQLARSQPERLGRYDIKPGHPELLRQLVRRFASYGCHVAQEELVVTFGAMEALNLAVRAVTHPGDIVAVESPCYFGLLEILESLGLRALPVPGTCEEGIDLDLLETAIERHRVKAVMLVPSFSNPNGSCMSQPRRERLMALLADHGIPLVEDDIYGDIHFGPERPRPVKSLDRDGLVLYCGSFSKILSPGLRVGWVAGGRYSEQVRRLKYISSLTTPAINQLAIARFLESTAMERHLRSLRQAFRTQMAQISEEILASFPEGTGLSQPEGGFYLWVQLPDGVDAFDLHRLAAAEKIDIAPGQIFCPHADIRNRIRISCGYPCDARIRKSIHTLARLVRELAAGHLKPSKR; this is encoded by the coding sequence ATGTCAGTGGGACCGGCCAGTGGTGAGTTTCTGTACGAGCGGATCGCCCGGCAGCTCGATGCGCAGATACAGGACGGAGTTTTCCGGGTCGGCGAGCGCTTGCCCTCGGTCCGCCAACTGTGCGCGAGCGAGCGGGTCAGCCCCGCCAGTGCGCTTCAGGCGCTTTCGCTGTTGGAGGCGCGGGGGCTGATCGAGGCCCGGCCCAAGTCCGGTTTTTTCGTGCGCCACCGCCGAGTCGATTGTGCTCCGCCTCCACCTCCTTCGTCTTGCAAACTGGAGCCCGGCGCAGTCGGTGTCTCCGACGTGGTGGCGCAGGTTTTTTATCAGGCCGGGGATGAGCGGATGGTCCCACTGGGGGCCGCCATTCCCGCCCCCGAACTACTCCCCACCGAACGCCTCTCCCGCTGCCTGGCGCAACTGGCGCGTTCGCAACCCGAGCGGCTCGGGCGCTACGATATAAAGCCCGGCCACCCCGAACTGCTGCGGCAACTGGTGAGGCGTTTCGCCAGCTACGGCTGCCACGTCGCGCAGGAGGAACTGGTCGTCACCTTCGGGGCGATGGAGGCGCTAAACCTCGCGGTGCGAGCGGTGACGCATCCCGGCGACATCGTCGCAGTGGAGTCTCCCTGTTACTTTGGCCTGCTGGAAATTCTTGAAAGCCTCGGCCTGCGGGCACTGCCTGTCCCGGGCACCTGCGAGGAGGGGATCGACCTGGACCTGCTGGAGACCGCTATCGAGCGCCACCGGGTTAAGGCGGTGATGCTTGTGCCGAGCTTCAGCAACCCGAACGGAAGCTGCATGAGCCAGCCCCGCCGCGAGCGCCTGATGGCGCTGCTGGCCGACCACGGCATCCCGTTGGTCGAGGACGACATCTACGGGGACATCCACTTCGGGCCGGAGCGCCCGCGCCCGGTCAAGTCGCTCGACCGCGACGGGCTTGTCCTGTATTGCGGCTCGTTTTCCAAAATCCTCTCGCCGGGCCTGCGGGTCGGGTGGGTGGCGGGTGGTCGTTACAGCGAACAGGTCCGGCGGCTCAAGTACATCTCCAGCCTCACGACTCCCGCGATCAACCAGCTCGCCATCGCCCGTTTTCTGGAGTCCACAGCGATGGAGCGTCATCTGCGTTCGCTGCGGCAGGCGTTCCGCACGCAGATGGCGCAGATCAGCGAGGAGATTTTGGCGTCGTTCCCGGAGGGGACGGGCCTGAGCCAGCCCGAGGGCGGTTTTTACCTGTGGGTACAGCTCCCCGACGGAGTGGACGCCTTCGACCTGCACCGGCTGGCGGCGGCGGAAAAAATCGACATCGCCCCCGGCCAGATATTCTGCCCGCACGCGGACATCCGTAACCGCATCCGGATCAGTTGCGGCTACCCCTGCGATGCGCGTATCCGAAAATCAATACACACGCTTGCCCGGCTCGTGCGCGAACTCGCCGCCGGACACTTGAAGCCTTCCAAAAGGTGA